Within Amycolatopsis sp. FDAARGOS 1241, the genomic segment GCGGACCGAGCTGCAAGCGCCGGTGCGGTAGAGCCTGCTGCGCAGGTAACTGATCGCCGCCACGATCCCGGCGGCCGCCGGCGAAGAAGAACCGCAGGCCGGTGGTCAGCGGGGACCTGCTGCGGCTGTGGCACAGGCTGCGACACCGCAACCGCCCCAGCCGACGCGGACCACAGCGGTCGTGGTGTCGCTTGTGGACGGACTGGGACGAACGCCGGCACCGTCACGTCCGGCTCACGGTGGCCGGCCTGCTGCCCTTCCCGGCCGACGGCCGCCCGGTCCGCGGCACACTCATGAGCACCGGCGCCGGCAAGACGCATCAGGAGGCCGAAGAGCTCGTGCGCTACTTCACCGACGAGCTCAAGTCGGCGCCACCTAGTTCAGCGTGCCGGCCGCGACGTGCAGGTCTTCGCTCGTGGTCAGTGCCGCGTCGATCACGGCCTCCAGCGCCGTGGCCGATTCCTCGACGGCGAGCGCCGGCTCACCGCACGCGACCTGCTCCGGCGCCGACGGCACGTGCACGAATCCGCCTCGCAGCGCCGGGAAGTCCGTGGCGAGCAGGTGCATGAGGCCGTAGAACACCTGGTTGCACACATAGGTCCCCGCTGTGTACGACACGGCCGCCGGCACGCCCCGCGCCTGGATCGCCGCCACCGCCGCCTTGACCGGCAACGTCGTGAAGTACGCCGCCGGTCCGCCCGCCACCACGGGCACGTCGACGGGCTGCCGCCCGGCGTTGTCGGGGATCCGCGCGTCGACGACGTTGATCGCCACCCGCTCCGGCGTCACCTCGTCGCGCCCGCCGGCCTCACCCGCGCACACCACCAGGTCCGGCCCGTGCGCCTCGATCGCCGCCCGCAACGCCGGCAGCGACGCACCGAACTCCACCGGCAGCTCCACGGCCACCACGTCGTCCCTCCGGCCTGCCACCAACCCCGCCGCCCGCCACGACGGGTTCGTC encodes:
- the pcp gene encoding pyroglutamyl-peptidase I; translated protein: MTVLLTGFAPFGGSATNPSWRAAGLVAGRRDDVVAVELPVEFGASLPALRAAIEAHGPDLVVCAGEAGGRDEVTPERVAINVVDARIPDNAGRQPVDVPVVAGGPAAYFTTLPVKAAVAAIQARGVPAAVSYTAGTYVCNQVFYGLMHLLATDFPALRGGFVHVPSAPEQVACGEPALAVEESATALEAVIDAALTTSEDLHVAAGTLN